A genomic window from Candidatus Bathyarchaeota archaeon includes:
- a CDS encoding 4Fe-4S binding protein → MNACDGCGVCVFVCPMAVLEIRDEKAHVIYQEACIGLKAEQKCIECVEKQELCTGCVACVRNCPNGAIQIK, encoded by the coding sequence GTGAATGCTTGCGACGGTTGTGGAGTTTGCGTGTTCGTATGCCCAATGGCGGTTTTGGAGATACGCGACGAGAAGGCACATGTGATTTATCAAGAAGCTTGCATAGGACTTAAAGCAGAACAAAAATGCATAGAATGCGTAGAGAAACAAGAGTTATGCACTGGATGCGTTGCATGCGTCAGAAACTGCCCAAATGGGGCTATTCAAATTAAATGA